The sequence TGAAGCTGCTCCCTTTGCCACATTATAACTAGTAGGGGATCCTCACCGACCATGGCCACAGCTGCCTCGAATCCCTACAGCATTCTCAGTTCCAGCTCTATGGTCCATGCGGACTCTGCGGGCATGCAGCAGGGGAGTCCTTTCCGAAACCCTCAGAAACTTCTCCAAAGTGATTACTTGCAGGCAGTTCCTAGCAATGGGCATCCCCTCGGGCATCACTGGGTGACCAGTCTGAGCGATGGAGGCCCATGGTCTTCCACACTGGCCACCAGCCCCCTGGAACAGCAAGACGTGAAGCCTGGGCGCGAAGACCTACAGTTGGGCGCAATCATCCATCACCGCTCTCCGCACGTCGCCCACCACTCTCCGCACACTAACCACCCGAATGCTTGGGGGGCGAGCCCGGCTCCGAATCCGTCCATCACGTCGAGCAGCCAACCCCTTAACGTGTACTCGCAGCCGGGCTTCACGGTGAGTGGCATGCTTGAGCACGGCGGGCTCACTCCACCGCCGGCCTCTGCCTCCACGCAGAGCTTACACCCAGTGCTCCGGGAGCCCCCAGACCACGGAGACCTAGGTTCGCACCACTGCCAGGACCACTCGGACGAGGAGACACCAACCTCGGATGAGTTGGAACAGTTCGCCAAACAGTTCAAACAAAGAAGAATCAAGTTGGGCTTCACGCAGGCTGACGTGGGGCTGGCGCTGGGCACACTGTACGGCAACGTGTTCTCTCAGACCACCATCTGCAGGTTCGAGGCCTTACAACTGAGCTTCAAGAACATGTGCAAGCTGAAGCCGCTGCTGAACAAGTGGCTGGAGGAGGCTGATTCGTCCACAGGGAGTCCGACCAGCATTGACAAGATCGCGGCGCAGGGCCGCAAGCGCAAGAAGCGAACCTCTATCGAGGTGAGTGTCAAGGGCGTACTGGAGACGCATTTCCTCAAGTGTCCCAAGCCTGCCGCGCAGGAGATATCCTCGCTGGCAGACAGCCTCCAGTTGGAGAAAGAAGTGGTGCGTGTCTGGTTCTGTAATcgaagacagaaagagaaaagaatgactCCACCAGGGGATCAGCAGCCACATGAGGTTTATTCGCACACGCACACGGTGAAAACAGACACGTCCTGCCACGATCTCTGACTGCAGGAAGCGAGGAAGCAACCGGCCGCACTGGGAGCAGCGcggatttctctttctcttccactctCTTCCTTTTACTCCAGCTTTTTAATTGCTATTTCTctagctctctgtctctctctcttttttgttgttcgttctttcttttccccctccctccaatttttttttttttaaacaggggaCTCTAacatattaagaaagaaaacacacacacacgcattcaGGCTTCTCAACGCGGATACACAGTTGCCTTAAGCGGTCCAGGCGGGGACC is a genomic window of Phocoena sinus isolate mPhoSin1 chromosome X, mPhoSin1.pri, whole genome shotgun sequence containing:
- the POU3F4 gene encoding POU domain, class 3, transcription factor 4 yields the protein MATAASNPYSILSSSSMVHADSAGMQQGSPFRNPQKLLQSDYLQAVPSNGHPLGHHWVTSLSDGGPWSSTLATSPLEQQDVKPGREDLQLGAIIHHRSPHVAHHSPHTNHPNAWGASPAPNPSITSSSQPLNVYSQPGFTVSGMLEHGGLTPPPASASTQSLHPVLREPPDHGDLGSHHCQDHSDEETPTSDELEQFAKQFKQRRIKLGFTQADVGLALGTLYGNVFSQTTICRFEALQLSFKNMCKLKPLLNKWLEEADSSTGSPTSIDKIAAQGRKRKKRTSIEVSVKGVLETHFLKCPKPAAQEISSLADSLQLEKEVVRVWFCNRRQKEKRMTPPGDQQPHEVYSHTHTVKTDTSCHDL